ATCCATGCCAAGTGACCCGGTCATCCAGGCCTAGGCTGGTGGTAAGGCTTTTCAGTTCCGCTTCGATGCGTCCTGTTCCCACGATATGGTATTCAAACGCGTAGCCCTTATTTTTCAGTTCGGCCAGTGCCTCAAGGACGTCTTTGTGCCCTTTGTCGGCGTTTAGCTGGCTGGTGGAGATGAAGCGCAGCGGTGAATGCACGGTTGTCGGTGGAGACGGCGCAGGTTCCTTGCCTGTCAGGATGACCGTGATCTCTTTCGGTTTCAGATAGGCCAGTTCTTGCAGAAGGCCCCTCTTGATCTGTTCGCACGGGACCAGGATGCGTGGCCGTATCCATTTGTGCAGCAGGCGCACCTTGTATGTGTTGCGCATGTCTCCGGCCAGGCCGACGCGGTGGACCACCGGGATGCCGAGAATTTTGGCCGCGATGCCTGCAATGCGCATGTCCTTGCCCACATTGACGACAACTAGATCGATTTTGCGCGTCTTGAAAAGCTTGATGAAGCCGCGAATTCGCAAAGGGTTGAAGTCCGGGCCAAAGGACAGGCCTAGGGCGTCGAGCCCCATTTCGCGGGCCTTGTCGATGAAAGGTCCTGGCCTGCCGGCGATGAGGATGCCATTTCCGCGATCCGCGAGACCGTGCGCCACATCGAGGGTCCAGCTTTTGACCCCGCCCCATTTATTGGTGGAATTGACAAAGCAGATATTCATGTGCGCCTGCCCACACTTCGCCTCTGGGCCCATGGAGCGAGAGTCCTGTGGGCCAGGAGCAGGGTCTTCAGGGCAAGCCAGGGCAATGTTTTGCGGTCTTTGACCGCAAGCCTGCCGATGCGCATGGGGTCAATTCCGGGCCCGACGTGTCCTGCCTCAAGGTTCAGTACACCCTCATAGCCAGCCTTTTTT
This sequence is a window from Desulfomicrobium apsheronum. Protein-coding genes within it:
- a CDS encoding glycosyltransferase, producing the protein MGPEAKCGQAHMNICFVNSTNKWGGVKSWTLDVAHGLADRGNGILIAGRPGPFIDKAREMGLDALGLSFGPDFNPLRIRGFIKLFKTRKIDLVVVNVGKDMRIAGIAAKILGIPVVHRVGLAGDMRNTYKVRLLHKWIRPRILVPCEQIKRGLLQELAYLKPKEITVILTGKEPAPSPPTTVHSPLRFISTSQLNADKGHKDVLEALAELKNKGYAFEYHIVGTGRIEAELKSLTTSLGLDDRVTWHGFQKDVRSFLRKADVFLLPSHREGLPNTLLEAMAEGLVCVARDVGGVAEVWPQDAQELCVPFTLGPNKLGAILNELICFSKDIIFERKKLFWKTSVNSSLEKMIEKIDFFFTQ